A genome region from Anastrepha obliqua isolate idAnaObli1 chromosome 4, idAnaObli1_1.0, whole genome shotgun sequence includes the following:
- the LOC129245416 gene encoding uncharacterized protein LOC129245416 isoform X3, with protein sequence MNAAHNNNRRRQRHKSAGVAATPIRRPSVELTAKTPPIFLATAILYICLHICCLLQLGEAHVALTYPPARKYDLDFLDNSRTKGPCGMPKGTISTSLLSGSKFNATWHLAYPHKGGFRLQLLDAFDRPVLDLTPHVNQSEFVRTDVTAQSFQVSIPKDFECHNCTLRLLRQADEWSAGYRFWSCADVDVKNRKDFRETCSGNGKYFPSRCKCEKNYYGPQCQYKDECSTNQDCGNQGKCIDLAGTSLPRKQCYCNFGWHGIGCNKKSPYRTTELDMTAYSMKQLSSDYRLYWRLLEEHKEIEVVLKVNGTSWVGLGWRPNSLNAECKNFPLIRDIGDLTTTLTHSEPSAEAEPAPSAEPEPKSEPEPKSEPEPASAPEPKSEPEPQSEPEPKSEPEPKSEPEPKSEPEPAAEPEPTAEPEPAAEPEPSSEPTPEPAASTKSKRVAKHEDDLIQGMNGVTSVATSVSYRVSSSAGRRRRQAPVETTIEIEPKVEPEPTAAPEPKSEPEPTSEPEPSSEPEPKSEPEPSSEPEPKTEPEPNTEPEPKAEPEPKSEPEPKSEPEPKSEPEPKSEPEPKSEAEPKSEPEPNSEPEPSTKPEPSSVPEPSSEPEPEPNSVPEPSSVPEPSSEPEPHSTKTLNSKQSINKSEPKLRLNPYTPKFDFNPMDCTDIVIGSARGMASRVGDYYTRDRSTPRRDEFYGGKSDLSLGTGFEENGVTTIIFRKKLVATESTDHTLDDALTHVIWAKGQEPGHYVHIPASGIETETASVKDFYQPDELKYHGHKMQRGVTQLNFFEKEKVDTKDGVVEASTNLLDNDCMGHWKYPSDCLPENHTCEYYAQWETIGRGDVMRWHIETSNTKTWTGIGFSNDEKMSQTDAIIGWVDRNGRPFLMDTWINGYGAPKLDVRQDIIGTPSGRIEYGVTILEFDRKRVSNDEQDLSFTDDHCLYLFFPVLGGAFHAVNKKMAKHERTPTISATRVCIKSCGKELESVYNTATPAPNRLVYAVGVKLMNLAESFEAPQPGTVEFNNLAATISDSFNGILNSIPGYYKTEIVGFEKQGTTMIAKLQAMFDKADYEKGHALATNTVGSDSSESARSGDIVRAALQDKISTGKVGSLAVDAQFLDFEALEYKTSSKDDETLLSFFELSEVRLYIVLGLIAALVFIALVQAICTICKTSRKNKTQKLVYVIPDEWRIYQQRLHQQRYHQPSSEL encoded by the exons gGTGGCTTCCGCTTACAATTACTTGACGCATTCGACCGCCCAGTGTTGGATTTAACACCGCATGTCAATCAATCCGAATTCGTGCGCACTGATGTTAC TGCCCAGTCCTTTCAGGTTAGCATACCCAAAGATTTTGAGTGTCATAATTGTACGCTCCGTCTGCTTCGCCAGGCCGACGAATGGTCGGCTGGCTATCGCTTTTGGTCTTGCGCAGATGTCGATGTAAAGAATCGCAAAGACTTTCGTGAAACTTGCTCAGGCAATGGAAAATATTTCCCATCGCGTTGTAAATGTGAAAAGAATTATTATGGGCCACAGTGTCAGTACAAAGATGAGTGTTCAACTAATCAGGACTGTGGCAATCAGGGCAAGTGTATTGACCTTGCGGGCACATCACTGCCACGCAAACAATGTTATTGTAATTTCGGTTGGCATGGTATTGGATGCAACAAGAAATCACCATACCGGACTACCGAATTAGATATGACCGCCTATTCGATGAAACAATTGTCATCAGACTATCGTCTCTACTGGCGTTTGTTGGAGGAACATAAAGAGATTGAGGTTGTGCTCAAGGTAAATGGCACCTCCTGGGTGGGTTTGGGTTGGCGCCCTAATTCACTTAATGCTGAATGCAAGAATTTCCCGCTCATACGTGATATTGGTGATTTGACGACCACACTGACGCATAGTGAACCGAGTGCGGAAGCAGAACCCGCACCAAGTGCTGAACCCGAACCCAAATCGGAACCCGAACCGAAATCAGAACCTGAGCCAGCATCAGCACCTGAACCCAAATCAGAACCGGAACCACAATCTGAGCCAGAACCCAAATCTGAACCAGAGCCCAAATCCGAACCAGAACCGAAATCTGAACCAGAACCAGCTGCTGAACCAGAACCAACAGCTGAACCAGAACCAGCAGCTGAACCAGAACCAAGCTCTGAACCAACGCCAGAGCCAGCAGCTTCAACTAAGTCCAAACGTGTGGCTAAACATGAAGATGATCTTATTCAAGGTATGAACGGTGTTACGTCAGTGGCGACAAGCGTTTCATATCGCGTGAGTTCTTCGGCAGGCCGCAGACGACGTCAAGCACCAG TAGAAACGACCATTGAAATCGAGCCCAAGGTGGAACCTGAACCAACGGCTGCACCGGAACCAAAGTCAGAACCTGAACCCACTTCTGAACCGGAGCCCAGTTCGGAACCAGAGCCAAAGTCAGAACCAGAGCCTAGTTCAGAACCAGAACCAAAGACCGAGCCAGAACCAAACACAGAGCCGGAGCCAAAAGCTGAACCAGAACCAAAATCAGAACCGGAACCAAAATCAGAACCGGAACCAAAATCAGAACCGGAACCAAAATCAGAACCGGAACCAAAGTCAGAAGCGGAGCCCAAGTCTGAACCAGAACCAAATTCTGAACCTGAGCCATCTACGAAACCAGAGCCCTCTTCTGTGCCGGAACCTTCTTCTGAACCGGAGCCTGAACCCAATTCGGTGCCCGAACCGAGTTCTGTACCAGAACCTTCATCCGAACCGGAGCCGCATTCCACAAAAACGCTGAATTCCAAACAATCTATTAACAAAAGTG AACCGAAATTAAGACTGAACCCATATACACCAAAATTCGACTTCAATCCTATGGATTGCACTGATATAGTTATAGGGTCAGCGCGCGGTATGGCCAGTCGTGTAGGAGATTATTATACTCGTGATCGTTCCACTCCACGCCGAGATGAATTCTACGGTGGTAAATCGGACCTTTCACTAGGCACGGGCTTTGAAGAAAATGGCGTAACCACAATCATTTTCCGCAAGAAGCTCGTCGCAACTGAATCTACTGATCACACCTTGGACGACGCATTGACACATGTGATATGGGCGAAGGGCCAAGAACCTGGTCATTATGTGCACATTCCAGCTTCAGGAATTGAAACAGAAACAGCGTCGGTGAAAGATTTCTATCAACCGGATGAACTTAAATATCACGGACACAAAATGCAACGCGGCGTTACACAATTGAATTTCTTCG AAAAGGAAAAGGTTGACACTAAAGATGGCGTGGTAGAAGCCTCCACAAATTTACTAGACAACGACTGCATGGGTCACTGGAAATACCCCAGCGATTGCTTGCCAGAAAACCACACTTGTGAATACTATGCCCAATGGGAAACTATTGGTCGCGGTGATGTGATGCGTTGGCACATCGAGACGTCGAATACAAAGACCTGGACTGGCATTGGCTTCAGCAATGATGAAAAAATGTCACAAACAGATGCCATCATCGGTTGGGTAGATCGGAATGGACGTCCCTTCTTGATGGATACGTGGATAAATGGGTACGGGGCACCCAAATTGGATGTACGACAGGATATAATTGGTACCCCTTCAGGACGCATTGAGTACGGTGTAACGATTCTGGAATTCGATCGTAAACGTGTGAGCAATGATGAGCAG GACTTATCATTCACGGATGATCATTGCTTATATTTATTCTTCCCAGTGCTGGGTGGTGCATTCCATGCtgtaaacaagaaaatggccaAACACGAGCGCACACCGACCATATCGGCTACACGTGTCTGCATTAAGTCTTGTGGCAAAG AACTCGAGAGCGTTTATAATACAGCAACACCAGCACCAAATCGTCTTGTATACGCAGTTGGCGTAAAACTGATGAATCTAGCTGAATCCTTCGAGGCGCCACAACCGGGAACAGTGGAATTCAACAACTTGGCTGCTACGATTTCAGACTCATTTAATGGCATACTAAATAGTATACCGGGTTACTATAAGACCGAAATTGTTGGATTTGAGAA ACAAGGCACAACAATGATTGCCAAATTGCAAGCTATGTTCGATAAGGCTGATTATGAGAAAGGACATGCGTTGGCGACAAATACAGTCGGTTCAGATAGCAGTGAATCGGCTAGGAGCGGTGATATTGTAAGAGCAGCCTTGCAAGATAAAATTTCCACGGGCAAAGTGGGCTCGCTAGCTGTGGATGCACAATTCTTGGACTTCGAAGCATTAGAAT ATAAAACATCTAGCAAAGATGATGAAACTTTACTTTCCTTCTTCGAACTCTCCGAAGTACGATTGTACATAGTGCTTGGCTTGATAGCCGCTTTGGTATTCATTGCATTGGTACAAGCGATCTGCACCATCTGCAAGACATCacgtaaaaataaaacacaaaag CTTGTTTACGTAATACCCGATGAATGGCGGATATACCAGCAACGGCTACACCAACAACGCTACCATCAACCCTCTAGCGAACTTTGA